A single region of the Atribacterota bacterium genome encodes:
- a CDS encoding DEAD/DEAH box helicase, with translation MSCEVSAIIKELEDDFTVRPYLTALEHLPAIEAQFAEFPDWLDSLLIDTLKKDGINKLWSHQASALKAIKEGNNVVTVTPTASGKTLCYNLPVLDAILKKPESRAIYLFPTKALSQDQLGELYHLIEAVDKPVKTFTYDGDTPVSARSAIRKQGNIIVTNPDMLHTGILPHHTKWYQLFQNLKYIVIDEIHIYRGVFGSHMANVIRRLKRICEFYGSKPQFICCSATIANPLEFSEKIVGEKFTLINNNGAPRGEKYFLFYNPPVVNRQLGIRKSLIKETARLVSKFLNYDIQTIVFARSRLTTELLTSYLKDYLVNIGQDRDKVRGYRGGYLPNLRREIEKGLKDGKIKGVVSTNALELGVDIGQLDACFIAGYPGTISSAWQQAGRAGRRSHSSVAILVASSVPLDQYMINSSDYFFKETPESAVIDPNNLSILISHIKCAAFELPFIKGEKFGSEDLEEILQFLEDKKIIHFTQNKWHWMSEAYPADEVSLRSASTENFAIIDLEATENKVIGEVDRESVPTTIHEGAIYIHEGEQYAITRLDYDDHKAYAKKVDVNYYTDAQVESHIKVLDVFEGQQEGNVKHQHGEIAITTISTMYKKVKFYTHENLGYGKINLPAEDMHTTAYWLILSEDIQNLYGKIQPGFSFDLGGGLLALSNVMVNVAPLFIMCDPKDIQAVAQIRSPFTDLPTLFIYDNYPGGVGFSEKIYELRNKILEAARDLIENCGCDEGCPSCVGPINQVGNNGKQSALLILKEAIR, from the coding sequence GTGAGTTGTGAAGTATCTGCAATAATAAAAGAGTTGGAAGATGATTTTACTGTTCGCCCTTATTTGACAGCATTAGAACATTTGCCTGCAATAGAAGCACAATTTGCTGAATTTCCGGATTGGTTAGACAGTTTATTGATTGATACTTTGAAAAAAGATGGCATAAATAAACTCTGGTCTCACCAGGCCAGTGCTTTAAAGGCTATTAAAGAGGGGAATAATGTAGTTACGGTAACCCCTACGGCCTCAGGAAAAACACTTTGCTATAACTTACCGGTTCTGGACGCTATTCTCAAAAAGCCTGAAAGCAGGGCGATCTACCTTTTTCCTACCAAGGCACTTTCTCAGGATCAGTTAGGAGAATTATATCATTTGATTGAGGCTGTGGATAAGCCGGTGAAAACTTTTACTTATGACGGTGATACTCCGGTTTCAGCCAGATCAGCAATTCGCAAGCAGGGTAACATAATAGTAACAAACCCTGATATGCTGCATACTGGCATATTGCCTCATCATACTAAATGGTATCAATTGTTTCAGAATTTAAAATATATAGTAATAGATGAAATTCATATCTATCGTGGTGTTTTTGGCAGCCACATGGCTAATGTAATACGTAGATTAAAAAGAATATGTGAGTTTTACGGTTCAAAGCCGCAATTTATCTGTTGTTCAGCGACTATAGCAAATCCATTGGAATTTTCCGAAAAAATTGTTGGTGAAAAGTTTACTCTAATAAATAATAACGGTGCACCCAGAGGGGAGAAATATTTTCTGTTTTATAATCCCCCGGTAGTAAACAGACAATTGGGAATTCGTAAAAGTTTAATCAAAGAAACTGCCCGTTTAGTAAGCAAGTTTTTAAATTATGATATTCAGACTATTGTATTTGCCCGTAGTCGTTTGACAACTGAACTATTAACAAGTTATTTAAAAGATTACCTGGTTAATATTGGTCAGGACAGAGATAAAGTAAGAGGATATCGGGGTGGATACCTGCCGAACTTACGCAGAGAAATCGAAAAAGGATTAAAAGATGGCAAGATTAAAGGTGTGGTTAGTACTAATGCCCTGGAACTTGGTGTTGACATTGGTCAGCTGGATGCCTGTTTTATTGCCGGTTATCCCGGTACAATCTCCAGTGCCTGGCAGCAGGCTGGCCGTGCCGGCAGACGTTCTCATTCTTCGGTTGCTATTCTTGTAGCATCAAGCGTACCTTTAGATCAATATATGATAAACTCTTCTGATTATTTCTTTAAGGAAACCCCGGAAAGTGCGGTTATTGATCCCAACAATCTCAGTATCTTAATAAGCCATATTAAATGTGCCGCTTTTGAATTGCCATTTATAAAAGGAGAAAAGTTTGGCTCTGAAGATTTAGAAGAAATTTTACAATTCCTGGAAGATAAGAAAATAATCCATTTTACCCAGAACAAATGGCACTGGATGAGTGAAGCCTATCCAGCTGATGAAGTTAGTTTGAGGAGTGCCTCGACCGAAAACTTTGCCATTATTGATTTAGAAGCAACAGAAAATAAAGTTATTGGTGAAGTTGACAGGGAAAGTGTGCCAACTACTATTCACGAAGGAGCTATCTATATCCATGAAGGAGAGCAATATGCTATTACCAGGCTGGATTATGATGACCATAAAGCTTATGCAAAAAAAGTTGATGTAAATTATTATACTGATGCCCAGGTAGAAAGTCATATTAAAGTTCTTGATGTGTTTGAAGGCCAACAAGAGGGAAATGTTAAGCATCAACATGGTGAGATTGCCATTACAACTATATCTACTATGTATAAAAAGGTCAAATTTTATACCCATGAAAACCTTGGCTATGGAAAGATTAATCTACCTGCCGAAGATATGCATACCACTGCCTATTGGCTTATCCTGTCAGAGGATATTCAAAACCTTTATGGAAAGATACAGCCCGGATTTAGCTTTGATTTGGGAGGAGGACTCCTTGCCCTGTCTAATGTGATGGTTAATGTTGCCCCTTTATTTATTATGTGTGATCCGAAGGATATTCAAGCAGTAGCCCAGATACGTTCACCTTTTACCGATTTGCCAACCCTATTTATCTATGACAATTATCCGGGTGGCGTGGGATTTAGTGAAAAAATATATGAACTTCGAAATAAAATTTTGGAGGCAGCAAGAGATCTGATAGAAAACTGCGGTTGTGATGAAGGCTGTCCCTCTTGTGTTGGTCCAATTAACCAGGTTGGAAATAATGGAAAACAGAGTGCACTGTTAATCTTGAAGGAGGCTATTCGCTAA